The Pirellulimonas nuda genome includes a region encoding these proteins:
- a CDS encoding serine/threonine-protein kinase — MAPGSPQPESPAHDAGRAEARGGGRAPVKFLYASGAQPLPGYTIKRGVGRGGFGEVYFAVSDAGKEVALKLIRRNLDVELRGVRHCLNLKHPNLIALYDIRSDDQDDQWVVMEYVQGESLEDVLARSPQGLPPEDVNWWMRGIAAGVSHLHDNGIVHRDLKPGNIFLDRSMGGADSGAGTIKLGDYGLSKFISCSRRSGQTESVGTVHYMAPEIAGGRYGREIDTYALGIILYELLTGHVPFEGESVGEVLMKHLTAEPELSKLAEPYREIVRRALTKDPELRIQSVGELIAMLPGGAVDASATAARRPNHDAPRPTFREAPEVEPEPIWNAVASGLSGARSRWVHNYSHPLVRGLIVFAAVMLAVVSMEVWIPVAVFLSIMYGMYFLVWAWIIRPNVDPSLSGGAGARRSPNQHAPTAIYRTGGPRPKRRHWREKALTQLTDKPWRDHAGELLTAMLVSGGVCSLLAIAAGAISGPQNQTAVTLWFAGVATVGSWGVLIVNRLTEGRTEDQTPMRAMMLGVGAVVGVTAFLLSDALLTGVPKWSDAAPRMGESFVYGALKIPGPDFDPGSGLMAIDLTMAVGYFALLFLTLRWWKLAEWTREGRLSLGRVTACVGLAWLLGLFWWFPQPAGVMAAGIVAISTQLSSPWLRPSKRIELAKESY, encoded by the coding sequence ATGGCCCCAGGATCGCCCCAGCCCGAATCGCCCGCCCATGATGCAGGTCGCGCCGAAGCTCGGGGCGGCGGCCGCGCGCCGGTGAAGTTCCTCTACGCCAGCGGCGCGCAGCCGCTGCCCGGGTACACGATCAAGCGTGGGGTCGGGCGGGGCGGGTTCGGCGAGGTCTACTTCGCCGTCAGCGACGCCGGCAAGGAGGTGGCGCTCAAGCTCATCCGCCGCAACCTGGACGTCGAGCTCCGCGGGGTAAGGCACTGCCTAAACCTCAAGCACCCGAACCTGATCGCGCTATACGACATCCGCAGCGACGACCAGGACGACCAGTGGGTCGTCATGGAGTACGTGCAGGGGGAGTCGCTGGAGGACGTGCTCGCACGCTCGCCGCAGGGCCTGCCCCCCGAAGACGTGAACTGGTGGATGCGCGGCATCGCCGCCGGCGTGTCGCACCTGCACGACAACGGAATCGTCCACCGCGACCTGAAGCCGGGCAACATCTTCCTCGACCGATCGATGGGGGGCGCCGACTCCGGCGCCGGGACGATCAAGCTGGGCGACTACGGCCTCAGCAAGTTCATCTCGTGCAGCCGACGCAGCGGTCAGACCGAGAGCGTCGGCACCGTGCACTACATGGCGCCGGAGATCGCCGGCGGCCGCTACGGGCGCGAGATCGACACGTACGCGTTGGGGATCATCCTCTACGAGCTGCTCACCGGCCACGTGCCCTTCGAGGGGGAGAGCGTGGGCGAGGTGCTGATGAAGCACCTCACGGCCGAGCCCGAGCTGAGCAAGCTGGCCGAGCCCTACCGAGAGATCGTCCGCCGGGCGCTCACCAAGGACCCCGAGCTGCGCATCCAGTCGGTCGGCGAGCTGATCGCGATGCTCCCTGGCGGCGCGGTCGACGCGTCTGCCACAGCCGCTAGGCGTCCGAACCACGACGCCCCCCGGCCTACGTTCCGCGAAGCGCCAGAAGTAGAGCCCGAGCCGATCTGGAACGCGGTCGCCAGCGGGTTGAGCGGCGCACGGTCCCGCTGGGTGCACAACTACAGCCACCCGCTGGTGCGCGGATTGATTGTGTTCGCGGCGGTGATGCTGGCCGTGGTGTCGATGGAGGTCTGGATCCCGGTCGCCGTCTTCCTGTCGATCATGTACGGCATGTACTTCCTGGTGTGGGCGTGGATCATCCGGCCGAACGTCGACCCGTCGTTGTCGGGCGGCGCCGGGGCCCGGCGGTCGCCCAACCAGCACGCGCCAACGGCCATCTATCGCACCGGCGGCCCACGGCCCAAGCGGCGTCATTGGCGCGAGAAGGCGCTCACGCAGCTCACGGACAAACCTTGGCGAGACCACGCGGGCGAGCTGCTTACCGCGATGCTCGTCTCGGGCGGGGTCTGCTCGCTGCTGGCGATCGCGGCCGGCGCCATTTCCGGCCCGCAGAACCAGACGGCGGTGACGTTGTGGTTCGCCGGCGTCGCGACGGTCGGCTCGTGGGGCGTGTTGATCGTCAACCGCCTGACCGAGGGCCGCACCGAAGACCAGACCCCGATGCGGGCGATGATGCTCGGCGTCGGCGCCGTGGTGGGCGTTACTGCCTTCCTGCTGAGCGACGCGCTGCTGACTGGCGTGCCGAAGTGGAGCGACGCGGCCCCGCGCATGGGCGAGTCTTTCGTCTACGGCGCCCTCAAGATTCCGGGGCCCGATTTTGACCCCGGAAGCGGGCTGATGGCGATCGACCTGACCATGGCGGTCGGCTACTTCGCGCTGCTGTTCTTGACGCTCCGCTGGTGGAAGCTAGCGGAATGGACCCGCGAGGGCCGCCTAAGCCTTGGGCGGGTAACCGCCTGCGTTGGCCTGGCCTGGTTGCTCGGGCTGTTTTGGTGGTTCCCTCAACCGGCGGGGGTGATGGCGGCGGGCATCGTTGCGATTTCCACGCAGCTCTCCAGCCCCTGGTTACGGCCGAGCAAGCGGATTGAGCTTGCAAAGGAGAGTTACTAG
- a CDS encoding FHA domain-containing protein, whose product MHAAASAQQWSEVLLQADALARLSPSDRLAARMKRKAWEQVGLSLTQTHRPDSGVTPLHHSAYPLAHDAMALAPESMQGDSSANRRMLWIDAVGGYQLLLDSEILIGQPPGADAAGQGPPGLQILADISRRHAVLRREAGAYVLEPLSEVKIDGRTLTGPTTLSGDCVVTLGPVRLRIARPHALSATVRVTIESGHRTVPAADGVLLLGESCVLGPKPHSHIRCPGWRNELIVYRQGDRLCCRSGSELSVDGRPTSGPAELSAGTRIEGQDFALSIE is encoded by the coding sequence ATGCACGCGGCGGCCTCCGCCCAGCAGTGGTCGGAAGTGCTGCTTCAGGCCGACGCATTGGCCCGGCTATCGCCGAGCGACCGCCTAGCGGCCAGAATGAAGCGGAAGGCTTGGGAGCAGGTCGGCTTGTCGCTTACCCAGACGCACCGCCCCGACTCTGGCGTTACACCGCTCCACCACTCGGCCTACCCATTGGCCCACGACGCTATGGCCCTCGCCCCGGAATCGATGCAGGGCGACAGCAGCGCCAACCGCCGGATGCTGTGGATCGACGCCGTCGGAGGGTATCAGCTCCTGCTCGATAGCGAGATCCTGATCGGTCAGCCGCCCGGCGCCGACGCCGCGGGGCAGGGGCCGCCGGGCCTGCAGATCCTCGCAGACATCTCCCGCCGCCACGCGGTCCTGCGGCGAGAAGCGGGGGCCTACGTCCTCGAGCCGCTGTCCGAAGTGAAGATCGACGGGCGAACGCTCACCGGCCCCACCACGCTGTCGGGCGACTGTGTTGTCACGCTCGGCCCCGTCCGGCTGCGGATCGCTCGGCCCCACGCCCTCAGCGCGACCGTCCGGGTGACGATCGAGAGCGGGCACCGGACCGTTCCGGCGGCCGACGGGGTGTTGCTGCTGGGCGAGAGCTGCGTGCTGGGGCCCAAGCCGCACAGCCACATCCGCTGCCCTGGCTGGCGGAACGAATTGATTGTCTATCGCCAGGGGGACCGCCTGTGCTGCCGCAGCGGTTCGGAGCTGAGCGTCGACGGCCGGCCCACCAGCGGCCCGGCAGAACTTTCTGCGGGAACGCGGATCGAGGGGCAAGATTTCGCCCTCAGCATCGAATAA